The proteins below are encoded in one region of Ascochyta rabiei chromosome 9, complete sequence:
- a CDS encoding RNA helicase — translation MLQDDSRRERAELSKDKEQPSTSKLVSVPLVSGRVKNDPVPEPTDVRSLPSSPPSIIPASSKYNLPKNEPSTPESAFPAAYDTLKTFPSAIDPIPGLSKSLLDVYARPYVPSELRSINEEVPDDVIITEKKHKIEFGAYSRKFVGSEFLNYQPSVVYKWPKEEPPKSTELTEQSYIQCFASLLQQENLAREQENEGYALYKVPLQAIPSLDDHYLWALSIPGLREDSPLVELGDTLQIRHLWVDHTGNLAPVPTLFQADSKSYVAYKSWTGKQFDASVYNVSRVIETAYLRIDGLAQRSLHYGQNILPIAVNVVFPLKQNLLADQRRALLFCGRCLEGITQYRKEITTNFNGPSKSSTESQSLPIPSASLLTSQNDWIRRMLFPAEIDGEFQTQLRRVPHRALFDHAINYEQAQAVDSVCAVDYGTLPFIISGPPGTGKTKTLVEVAMQLLNSTDVAHMLICAPSEAAADTLAIRLKQYLTSKQLLRCNRPNRAENEVPNELLPYCYMQDGMFYLPPFKVLLSFNVVITSCRDAAMLAESRLANADLWNIEQEMMSAFHPEGKPTIPSLHWGALLLDEAAQATEVDVLPAISVVCPPAAYPQDHVQPRFVMAGDENQLGPLTASRDSKFSTSLFARLLTRPIFSNHLLSRSKIKPSLSPPVLKRSMLPILYPPFTNLIRNYRSHPAILSVPSSHFYHDTLIPGAPLCNTPLQASSFWRGRMWPVLYIPHTGHDEIERDNGGWYNISEARLACSIAQKLVFESGVLQPDICIMSPFAAQVKLLRSIIRSERYAGGIGLWDVNIGPVEAFQGLEKRVVIICTTRTRQRFVERDVKIGAGLVEQKRKMNVALTRAKEALFVIGSPEVLGADEHWRAWMTFCSRNGLVDDSQQVWKDRELYKNEKVGVLERALIAQADGLREKQWPSLGAAAAGYDIDGGEYEAWAEGLRQALDEEVDQEEYDDEADGTLEENGEIK, via the coding sequence ATGCTTCAGGACGACAGTAGGCGCGAGAGAGCTGAATTAAGCAAGGATAAAGAACAACCCTCGACCTCCAAGCTTGTTTCTGTCCCTCTCGTATCAGGCCGAGTCAAAAATGACCCTGTGCCGGAGCCCACTGACGTCAGAAGTTTACCTTCATCACCACCGTCAATAATTCCAGCCTCGTCAAAATACAACCTTCCGAAAAATGAACCGAGTACCCCGGAAAGCGCTTTTCCTGCGGCATACGACACCTTAAAAACATTCCCGTCGGCTATTGACCCCATTCCTGGGCTATCAAAGTCTCTTCTCGACGTGTATGCGAGACCATACGTCCCCTCCGAGCTGCGATCTATCAACGAAGAAGTGCCAGATGATGTAATTATCACCGAAAAGAAACACAAAATCGAGTTCGGAGCGTACTCTCGGAAGTTTGTTGGGTCGGAGTTTCTAAACTACCAACCATCTGTAGTTTACAAATGGCCTAAAGAAGAACCGCCGAAATCAACTGAGCTTACTGAGCAGTCATACATACAATGTTTCGCATCACTATTGCAGCAGGAAAATCTTGCAAGGGAACAAGAAAACGAGGGTTATGCATTGTACAAAGTCCCACTGCAAGCCATACCGAGCCTCGACGACCACTACCTTTGGGCTTTGTCTATCCCTGGGCTACGAGAAGATAGCCCACTTGTTGAGCTGGGCGATACTCTGCAAATTCGCCACCTATGGGTAGATCACACTGGCAATCTTGCCCCAGTACCCACACTGTTCCAAGCCGATAGCAAATCATATGTTGCCTACAAGTCTTGGACCGGTAAACAGTTTGATGCTTCTGTGTACAACGTCAGCAGGGTCATCGAGACTGCATACTTAAGGATAGACGGCCTTGCTCAACGTTCGCTGCACTATGGTCAAAATATCCTGCCAATAGCTGTAAATGTGGTCTTCCCACTCAAGCAGAATTTGCTAGCAGACCAGCGTAGAGCTTTACTATTTTGTGGCCGATGCCTCGAGGGAATTACCCAGTACCGGAAAGAGATTACGACTAACTTCAATGGGCCTTCCAAGTCCTCAACTGAGTCGCAATCTCTCCCAATACCCTCAGCCTCGCTCCTTACCTCTCAGAACGACTGGATTCGCAGGATGTTATTCCCAGCAGAAATTGACGGAGAGTTTCAAACACAGCTGAGAAGAGTTCCCCACCGAGCACTGTTCGACCACGCCATCAATTATGAGCAAGCTCAGGCTGTGGATTCGGTATGTGCTGTTGATTATGGAACTCTCCCCTTCATCATTAGTGGCCCACCTGGAACTGGAAAAACGAAAACGTTGGTAGAAGTCGCCATGCAGCTCCTGAATTCCACAGATGTTGCGCACATGCTAATATGTGCGCCTTCTGAAGCTGCAGCAGATACTCTGGCGATAAGGTTGAAGCAGTATCTCACTTCAAAACAACTTCTTCGATGCAACAGGCCAAACAGAGCTGAGAACGAAGTACCAAACGAACTGCTGCCATACTGCTACATGCAAGATGGCATGTTCTATTTACCACCATTCAAGGTACTCCTATCGTTCAACGTCGTGATCACATCGTGTCGCGATGCAGCCATGCTTGCAGAGTCCCGACTGGCAAACGCAGACCTCTGGAACATAGAGCAAGAGATGATGTCAGCTTTCCATCCTGAAGGCAAACCAACAATCCCTTCACTTCACTGGGGTGCCTTATTGCTCGACGAAGCTGCACAGGCAACTGAGGTCGACGTCCTACCAGCCATTAGCGTCGTCTGCCCGCCAGCTGCATACCCTCAAGATCATGTGCAGCCGCGCTTTGTCATGGCAGGTGATGAGAATCAACTCGGCCCACTCACCGCATCTCGCGACTCTAAGTTCTCCACCTCCCTCTTCGCACGCCTCCTCACCCGGCCTATTTTTTCTAACCATCTACTCTCTCGCTCCAAGATCAAACCTTCATTAAGTCCACCCGTACTCAAACGCTCCATGCTACCAATTCTCTATCCTCCTTTCACAAATCTAATCCGCAACTACCGCTCACACCCTGCAATCCTCAGCGTGCCCTCCTCACACTTCTACCACGACACCCTCATCCCAGGAGCGCCTCTCTGCAACACACCTCTCCAGGCATCTTCCTTCTGGCGTGGTCGCATGTGGCCTGTTCTCTACATACCACACACCGGCCACGACGAAATCGAGCGCGACAACGGCGGGTGGTACAACATCAGCGAAGCGCGACTCGCGTGTTCCATTGCGCAAAAACTGGTCTTCGAGTCCGGTGTGCTGCAGCCAGATATCTGCATCATGTCGCCGTTCGCGGCACAGGTCAAGCTCTTGCGCTCCATAATCAGGAGCGAGCGCTACGCCGGCGGGATAGGGTTGTGGGACGTGAACATCGGGCCCGTAGAGGCGTTCCAGGGGCTGGAGAAGAGGGTTGTGATTATCTgtacgacgaggacgaggcaGAGGTTCGTTGAGCGCGATGTGAAGATAGGGGCGGGGCTGGTCGAGCAGAAGAGGAAGATGAACGTGGCATTGACGAGGGCAAAAGAGGCATTGTTCGTTATTGGGAGTCCGGAGGTGTTGGGTGCGGATGAGCACTGGCGTGCTTGGATGACCTTTTGTTCAAGGAATGGGTTAGTGGATGACTCGCAGCAGGTGTGGAAAGACAGAGAGCTGTACAAAAATGAAAAGGTTGGCGTGTTAGAGCGTGCTTTGATCGCTCAAGCGGATGGACTGCGCGAGAAGCAGTGGCCATCTTTAGGTGCAGCTGCGGCTGGCTACGACATAGATGGAGGAGAGTACGAAGCTTGGGCTGAGGGCTTGCGGCAGGCATTGGACGAAGAGGTCGATCAAGAAGAGTATGACGACGAGGCAGATGGCACGCTGGAAGAGAACGGAGAGATCAAGTGA